A genome region from Magnolia sinica isolate HGM2019 chromosome 8, MsV1, whole genome shotgun sequence includes the following:
- the LOC131253872 gene encoding LOW QUALITY PROTEIN: protein mago nashi homolog (The sequence of the model RefSeq protein was modified relative to this genomic sequence to represent the inferred CDS: substituted 2 bases at 2 genomic stop codons), protein MSGVENQGEFYLRYYVGHKGKFGHKFLKFEFRPDEKLRYANNSNYKNDTMIRKEVFLTPAILKECRRIIAESQIMKEDDNNWLEPDRVGRQELKIVMGNEHISFTTSKIGSLVDIQSNKDPKGLCIFCYLVXDXKCFVFSFISLHFKIKPI, encoded by the coding sequence atgtCAGGAGTGGAAAATCAAGGAGAGTTCTATCTGAGATACTACGTAGGGCATAAGGGTAAATTCGGGCACAAATTCCTAAAGTTCGAGTTTCGGCCTGACGAGAAGCTCCGATAcgccaacaactccaactacaagaaCGATACAATGATTCGTAAGGAAGTCTTCCTCACTCCTGCCATCCTCAAAGAATGCCGAAGAATCATCGCCGAGAGCCAGATAATGAAGGAAGACGATAACAACTGGCTCGAGCCGGACCGGGTGGGCCGGCAGGAGCTCAAGATCGTGATGGGGAACGAGCACATCTCCTTCACCACTTCGAAGATCGGATCTCTTGTCGACATCCAGAGCAACAAAGATCCTAAAGGGCTTTGCATCTTCTGTTACCTTGTTTAGGACTAGAAATGCTTTGTGTTCTCATTCATTTCTCTGCATTTTAAGATCAAACCCATCTAG